A single Triticum dicoccoides isolate Atlit2015 ecotype Zavitan chromosome 2A, WEW_v2.0, whole genome shotgun sequence DNA region contains:
- the LOC119356295 gene encoding importin subunit beta-1-like isoform X2, with product MLKRLQNRDLPNFLLYLSSELVREGIPEESRVLAAITLKNSLDSKDPALKDAHKDLICLKWLSVDKSIRLEIKNNLLMTLEIDSRPSHSRHPSSKVIAEVIARVACMEIPRNQWLDLVGKLMDNMASLSSSLKQATLEVLQYIFKAKIPNVVKRDQVDDVIASVISALNDEVLGSQVHLAALKALHNIFEFTKFEGHDWRGAIEAVFAVAYRTSGTEIPEAAFECLVAIASTCHTKFEPDVEVLMRITMQALNGDVESLKVQCIKLWITICEKEIDWLEEEEEEEEEEEEEEEEEEKEDKDESYFTGLLYSLVPLLLQTYLNEEERDLEQMDIWKQGDEDEGDGNISLTGEQEEEGDENVEQKGVNLEDNWEQEEDETLQVISMTCLGLAARILKGGVVPTVMHFVEENMNGPHKIAALSPLGFILEGPSVKQLAPLVDLLLALMEYQAEGVRGRAAWTLGRLFELVDAHRIMRNEVVSLDRIMELLIERSCDVPQVSIEVHGALYFLARGYGEDAKSGSKSNSCELSPFVKPLIDALMRASDLARETPFSFLASPYKALSEIVEVSDTRDLQVWEALMGLMSHIMRRFNIVLHGHGAISSLQRKNQLEVLLCGLVEVLIHKLGDTLEGSAKCLLLLLCPLLTRESTSARNGAALAIGALAHAIGADFGQHMPMVLQYFSVKRLSPLYLEVICDICHVLGKEGKEEEVVPCFDHIMEVLYQGMVELTLQPLILSSIGQIALSLGEKFEKYLPPVMEKLLVMEKAVQLDQDPHEDHSNKVREAICKAYHGIIRGISDAKSGFKVGMALLEFSEQERKRRERRTVTARDERIMTALVDALSQLPPRVGVWSEAFILSVQQANIY from the exons ATGCTAAAgcggctccaaaatcgtgatcttCCCAACTTTCTGCTATATTTATCATCTGAGCTCGTGAGGGAGGGGATTCCAGAAGAGTCTAGGGTACTTGCTGCCATCACCCTTAAGAACTCCTTGGACTCGAAGGATCCTGCACTCAAGGATGCACACAAGGATCTAATTTGTCTAAAATGGCTCAGCGTGGATAAATCTATCCGATTAGAGATTAAGAATAACTTGCTCATGACACTAGAAATTGATTCAAGGCCATCTCATTCAAGGCACCCCTCGTCAAAAGTTATTGCAGAAGTTATTGCGAGGGTTGCATGCATGGAGATACCCCGGAATCAGTGGCTGGACCTTGTTGGTAAATTAATGGACAACATGGCAAGTTTATCTTCTTCCCTAAAGCAAGCAACTCTAGAGGTGCTCCAGTATATCTTCAAGGCAAAGATCCCTAACGTTGTCAAGCGGGATCAAGTGGATGATGTTATTGCTAGTGTCATCAGTGCACTGAACGACGAGGTGCTAGGTTCTCAAGTCCATCTGGCAGCCCTTAAAGCTTTACACAACATTTTTGAGTTTACTAAGTTTGAAGGCCATGATTGGAGAGGTGCTATAGAGGCAGTTTTTGCTGTGGCTTATAGAACATCTGGAACAGAGATCCCAGAGGCAGCATTTGAGTGCCTCGTTGCAATTGCATCCACTTGTCATACCAAATTCGAACCCGACGTAGAAGTGCTGATGCGTATTACAATGCAAGCTTTGAATGGAGATGTGGAATCACTTAAAGTCCAATGTATCAAGTTGTGGATCACTATTTGCGAAAAAGAGATTGATtggctagaagaagaagaagaagaagaagaagaagaagaagaagaagaagaagaagaagaaaaagaagataaagatgaATCTTACTTTACTGGTCTTCTCTATTCATTGGTCCCACTTCTCCTACAAACTTACTTAAATGAAGAAGAGAGGGATTTAGAACAAATGGACATTTGGAAACAGGGAGATGAAGATGAGGGAGATGGAAACATTTCTCTGACCGGGGAACAAGAAGAAGAGGGAGATGAAAATGTGGAACAAAAGGGAGTAAACCTTGAAGACAATTGGGAACAAGAGGAAGATGAGACTTTACAAGTCATTTCCATGACATGCCTAGGCCTTGCAGCTAGAATTCTGAAGGGTGGAGTTGTCCCCACTGTGATGCATTTTGTTGAGGAGAACATGAATGGGCCACATAAGATAGCTGCATTGTCTCCATTAGGTTTTATCCTCGAAGGTCCCTCAGTCAAGCAGCTTGCTCCTCTAGTTGATTTATTGCTTGCCTTGATGGAATATCAGGCGGAAGGTGTAAGAGGCAGGGCTGCATGGACTCTTGGGCGGCTGTTTGAGCTTGTGGATGCACATAGAATCATGAGAAATGAGGTGGTGTCCCTGGATAGGATCATGGAGCTCTTGATAGAGAGGAGCTGTGATGTCCCTCAAGTGTCCATTGAAGTGCATGGAGCTCTATATTTTCTTGCACGAGGTTATGGAGAAGATGCAAAGTCAGGGTCAAAGTCAAATTCATGTGAGCTTTCACCTTTTGTTAAGCCTCTTATTGATGCTCTCATGCGTGCTTCCGATCTGGCTAGGGAGACCCCTTTTAGTTTCCTAGCATCTCCTTATAAAGCATTGAGTGAGATTGTGGAAGTTAGTGACACCCGGGACTTACAAGTTTGGGAGGCTCTTATGGGCTTGATGTCTCATATCATGAGGAGATTCAACATTGTGCTTCATGGTCATGGTGCAATTTCATCTCTTCAGAGGAAGAACCAACTTGAGGTCTTGTTGTGTGGTCTAGTTGAAGTCTTAATCCACAAGCTTGGAGATACACTTGAGGGGTCTGCTAAATGTTTGTTGCTGTTATTGTGCCCTCTCTTAACCCGTGAGAGTACAAGTGCACGTAATGGAGCAGCCCTTGCCATTGGTGCTCTTGCTCATGCCATTGGTGCTGATTttggacaacacatgcctatggtgctACAATATTTCAGTGTGAAGCGACTCTCTCCACTTTATTTAGAAGTTATATGTGATATATGCCATGTCTTGGGAAAAGAGGGAAAAGAGGAAGAAGTTGTGCCGTGCTTTGATCATATTATGGAAGTTCTGTATCAAGGTATGGTAGAATTGACACTTCAACCTCTAATTCTATCAAGCATTGGACAGATTGCTCTTTCTCTTGGTGAGAAGTTTGAGAAGTACCTGCCTCCAGTTATGGAAAAGCTTTTAGTTATGGAAAAGGCTGTTCAACTCGATCAGGATCCTCATGAGGATCATAGTAACAAGGTTAGAGAGGCAATATGTAAGGCCTACCATGGCATAATAAGGGGAATAAGTGATGCAAAGTCTGGATTCAAGGTAGGAATGGCTCTACTTGAATTCAGTGAACAGGAGAGAAAGAGAAG GGAGAGAAGGACCGTGACAGCAAGGGACGAAAGGATCATGACAGCACTAGTTGATGCCTTGTCTCAGCTTCCTCCTAGAGTGGGCGTTTGGTCAGAGGCGTTTATTCTATCGGTGCAGCAAGCAAATATTTATTAG
- the LOC119356295 gene encoding importin subunit beta-1-like isoform X1, protein MDESIDVNDALTHASNPDNNIRSIGEDMLKRLQNRDLPNFLLYLSSELVREGIPEESRVLAAITLKNSLDSKDPALKDAHKDLICLKWLSVDKSIRLEIKNNLLMTLEIDSRPSHSRHPSSKVIAEVIARVACMEIPRNQWLDLVGKLMDNMASLSSSLKQATLEVLQYIFKAKIPNVVKRDQVDDVIASVISALNDEVLGSQVHLAALKALHNIFEFTKFEGHDWRGAIEAVFAVAYRTSGTEIPEAAFECLVAIASTCHTKFEPDVEVLMRITMQALNGDVESLKVQCIKLWITICEKEIDWLEEEEEEEEEEEEEEEEEEKEDKDESYFTGLLYSLVPLLLQTYLNEEERDLEQMDIWKQGDEDEGDGNISLTGEQEEEGDENVEQKGVNLEDNWEQEEDETLQVISMTCLGLAARILKGGVVPTVMHFVEENMNGPHKIAALSPLGFILEGPSVKQLAPLVDLLLALMEYQAEGVRGRAAWTLGRLFELVDAHRIMRNEVVSLDRIMELLIERSCDVPQVSIEVHGALYFLARGYGEDAKSGSKSNSCELSPFVKPLIDALMRASDLARETPFSFLASPYKALSEIVEVSDTRDLQVWEALMGLMSHIMRRFNIVLHGHGAISSLQRKNQLEVLLCGLVEVLIHKLGDTLEGSAKCLLLLLCPLLTRESTSARNGAALAIGALAHAIGADFGQHMPMVLQYFSVKRLSPLYLEVICDICHVLGKEGKEEEVVPCFDHIMEVLYQGMVELTLQPLILSSIGQIALSLGEKFEKYLPPVMEKLLVMEKAVQLDQDPHEDHSNKVREAICKAYHGIIRGISDAKSGFKVGMALLEFSEQERKRRERRTVTARDERIMTALVDALSQLPPRVGVWSEAFILSVQQANIY, encoded by the exons ATGGATGAATCAATTGATGTAAATGATGCTCTCACACATGCTTCCAACCCAGATAACAACATAAGGTCAATAGGAGAAGACATGCTAAAgcggctccaaaatcgtgatcttCCCAACTTTCTGCTATATTTATCATCTGAGCTCGTGAGGGAGGGGATTCCAGAAGAGTCTAGGGTACTTGCTGCCATCACCCTTAAGAACTCCTTGGACTCGAAGGATCCTGCACTCAAGGATGCACACAAGGATCTAATTTGTCTAAAATGGCTCAGCGTGGATAAATCTATCCGATTAGAGATTAAGAATAACTTGCTCATGACACTAGAAATTGATTCAAGGCCATCTCATTCAAGGCACCCCTCGTCAAAAGTTATTGCAGAAGTTATTGCGAGGGTTGCATGCATGGAGATACCCCGGAATCAGTGGCTGGACCTTGTTGGTAAATTAATGGACAACATGGCAAGTTTATCTTCTTCCCTAAAGCAAGCAACTCTAGAGGTGCTCCAGTATATCTTCAAGGCAAAGATCCCTAACGTTGTCAAGCGGGATCAAGTGGATGATGTTATTGCTAGTGTCATCAGTGCACTGAACGACGAGGTGCTAGGTTCTCAAGTCCATCTGGCAGCCCTTAAAGCTTTACACAACATTTTTGAGTTTACTAAGTTTGAAGGCCATGATTGGAGAGGTGCTATAGAGGCAGTTTTTGCTGTGGCTTATAGAACATCTGGAACAGAGATCCCAGAGGCAGCATTTGAGTGCCTCGTTGCAATTGCATCCACTTGTCATACCAAATTCGAACCCGACGTAGAAGTGCTGATGCGTATTACAATGCAAGCTTTGAATGGAGATGTGGAATCACTTAAAGTCCAATGTATCAAGTTGTGGATCACTATTTGCGAAAAAGAGATTGATtggctagaagaagaagaagaagaagaagaagaagaagaagaagaagaagaagaagaagaaaaagaagataaagatgaATCTTACTTTACTGGTCTTCTCTATTCATTGGTCCCACTTCTCCTACAAACTTACTTAAATGAAGAAGAGAGGGATTTAGAACAAATGGACATTTGGAAACAGGGAGATGAAGATGAGGGAGATGGAAACATTTCTCTGACCGGGGAACAAGAAGAAGAGGGAGATGAAAATGTGGAACAAAAGGGAGTAAACCTTGAAGACAATTGGGAACAAGAGGAAGATGAGACTTTACAAGTCATTTCCATGACATGCCTAGGCCTTGCAGCTAGAATTCTGAAGGGTGGAGTTGTCCCCACTGTGATGCATTTTGTTGAGGAGAACATGAATGGGCCACATAAGATAGCTGCATTGTCTCCATTAGGTTTTATCCTCGAAGGTCCCTCAGTCAAGCAGCTTGCTCCTCTAGTTGATTTATTGCTTGCCTTGATGGAATATCAGGCGGAAGGTGTAAGAGGCAGGGCTGCATGGACTCTTGGGCGGCTGTTTGAGCTTGTGGATGCACATAGAATCATGAGAAATGAGGTGGTGTCCCTGGATAGGATCATGGAGCTCTTGATAGAGAGGAGCTGTGATGTCCCTCAAGTGTCCATTGAAGTGCATGGAGCTCTATATTTTCTTGCACGAGGTTATGGAGAAGATGCAAAGTCAGGGTCAAAGTCAAATTCATGTGAGCTTTCACCTTTTGTTAAGCCTCTTATTGATGCTCTCATGCGTGCTTCCGATCTGGCTAGGGAGACCCCTTTTAGTTTCCTAGCATCTCCTTATAAAGCATTGAGTGAGATTGTGGAAGTTAGTGACACCCGGGACTTACAAGTTTGGGAGGCTCTTATGGGCTTGATGTCTCATATCATGAGGAGATTCAACATTGTGCTTCATGGTCATGGTGCAATTTCATCTCTTCAGAGGAAGAACCAACTTGAGGTCTTGTTGTGTGGTCTAGTTGAAGTCTTAATCCACAAGCTTGGAGATACACTTGAGGGGTCTGCTAAATGTTTGTTGCTGTTATTGTGCCCTCTCTTAACCCGTGAGAGTACAAGTGCACGTAATGGAGCAGCCCTTGCCATTGGTGCTCTTGCTCATGCCATTGGTGCTGATTttggacaacacatgcctatggtgctACAATATTTCAGTGTGAAGCGACTCTCTCCACTTTATTTAGAAGTTATATGTGATATATGCCATGTCTTGGGAAAAGAGGGAAAAGAGGAAGAAGTTGTGCCGTGCTTTGATCATATTATGGAAGTTCTGTATCAAGGTATGGTAGAATTGACACTTCAACCTCTAATTCTATCAAGCATTGGACAGATTGCTCTTTCTCTTGGTGAGAAGTTTGAGAAGTACCTGCCTCCAGTTATGGAAAAGCTTTTAGTTATGGAAAAGGCTGTTCAACTCGATCAGGATCCTCATGAGGATCATAGTAACAAGGTTAGAGAGGCAATATGTAAGGCCTACCATGGCATAATAAGGGGAATAAGTGATGCAAAGTCTGGATTCAAGGTAGGAATGGCTCTACTTGAATTCAGTGAACAGGAGAGAAAGAGAAG GGAGAGAAGGACCGTGACAGCAAGGGACGAAAGGATCATGACAGCACTAGTTGATGCCTTGTCTCAGCTTCCTCCTAGAGTGGGCGTTTGGTCAGAGGCGTTTATTCTATCGGTGCAGCAAGCAAATATTTATTAG